A window from Dehalobacter sp. DCA encodes these proteins:
- a CDS encoding GyrI-like domain-containing protein → MFQIELSERKAQPALMVRTKTAVAELPKVIGESYGKIMGYLNELGVQPVDAPYTAYYNLDMENLDVEMGFPVAKLFPDKEDIHPREIPAGKFVSCIYKGPYSGMQQPYNEMFRWIEENGCKPAGEYYEYYYNAPSDVPESELLTKIVMPVIQK, encoded by the coding sequence ATGTTTCAAATTGAACTTTCGGAGCGTAAAGCTCAACCTGCTCTGATGGTCAGGACGAAAACGGCCGTGGCCGAACTGCCGAAAGTGATTGGCGAAAGCTATGGGAAGATCATGGGGTATCTGAATGAACTGGGTGTCCAGCCGGTCGATGCTCCATATACCGCCTACTACAACCTGGATATGGAGAACTTGGATGTAGAAATGGGGTTCCCCGTTGCTAAGCTTTTCCCGGATAAGGAGGACATTCATCCTCGGGAGATTCCAGCCGGCAAATTTGTCAGCTGCATTTACAAAGGACCCTATAGCGGGATGCAGCAGCCTTATAACGAAATGTTCCGCTGGATCGAAGAAAATGGCTGCAAACCGGCAGGCGAGTATTACGAATATTACTATAATGCCCCCAGCGATGTTCCGGAGAGTGAACTTCTGACCAAAATTGTAATGCCGGTTATTCAAAAATAA
- a CDS encoding helix-turn-helix transcriptional regulator — MTAYQTSDRQLFFRPVIFIEGYSADKNLTWKDGETMKINRLLEMIILLLNKGTITAGELSDRFQVSVRTIYRDVDILSTSGVPVVMTRGNGGGISLLEEYSLSKVMISEQERDGLLLALQTLQATRYPQSEDILTKLGAVFKEPSRKDRIEIDFSYWSSTPNEKNKFNDIKEAIWQHRVISFDYVNSNGLKSSRSAEPERLLYKGHTWYLIAYCRKREEHRIFRLTRVKNVTVLEETFTPRLCPEWEEEASGLPDSVHLKLKFQPRILNRIYDDFAEELITKNEDGTLVVEVDFPEDEWVYGYILSFGSYVEVLEPVHIRRIVTERLKQALEKYEAPQI, encoded by the coding sequence ATGACGGCCTATCAAACCTCTGACAGGCAGCTCTTTTTTCGTCCGGTTATTTTTATTGAGGGTTATAGCGCCGACAAAAATCTGACATGGAAAGACGGTGAAACGATGAAGATCAACCGGCTTTTGGAAATGATTATTCTTTTATTGAATAAAGGGACCATCACTGCCGGTGAACTCTCCGACCGGTTCCAGGTATCTGTGCGGACGATTTACCGGGATGTTGATATTCTATCCACGTCCGGAGTTCCGGTGGTGATGACCAGAGGCAACGGCGGGGGAATATCGCTGCTGGAGGAGTATTCTCTGAGCAAGGTCATGATCAGTGAGCAGGAGAGGGACGGTTTGCTGCTTGCTTTGCAGACCCTGCAAGCTACCAGATATCCGCAAAGTGAGGATATCCTGACAAAACTTGGAGCAGTGTTTAAGGAGCCCTCCCGCAAAGATCGGATCGAGATCGATTTCTCATATTGGAGCAGCACGCCCAATGAAAAGAATAAATTCAACGATATTAAAGAAGCGATTTGGCAGCACAGGGTAATTTCCTTTGATTACGTAAATTCCAATGGCCTAAAAAGCAGCCGTTCGGCTGAGCCGGAGAGGCTGCTGTACAAAGGCCATACCTGGTATTTAATTGCTTACTGCCGTAAGCGGGAAGAGCACCGCATTTTTCGTCTGACCAGAGTTAAAAACGTTACGGTCTTGGAAGAAACATTTACCCCGAGGCTTTGTCCGGAATGGGAAGAAGAGGCAAGCGGCCTACCGGATTCTGTCCATCTTAAACTAAAGTTTCAGCCTAGGATCTTAAACCGGATTTACGATGATTTTGCCGAAGAACTCATTACGAAAAATGAGGACGGCACTTTGGTCGTCGAGGTGGACTTTCCGGAAGATGAGTGGGTCTATGGCTATATCCTTTCTTTTGGCAGCTATGTTGAAGTATTGGAGCCTGTACATATCCGGCGTATCGTGACCGAACGGTTAAAACAGGCTCTAGAAAAATACGAAGCTCCTCAAATATGA
- a CDS encoding RluA family pseudouridine synthase — protein sequence MKKANSKHRPEKQTSLIVDKENELLKFLIAQLPQKGRNSIKSLLAHRQISVDGEVTTLFNYPLVAGQKVIINRSKVYQERRELKPLGLKIFFEDEYLIIIEKPAGMLSIATDREKELTAYNVLSTHIKKRDNQSRVFIVHRLDKETSGVMMFAKSEEIKEKLQNAWKEVVLERSYAVVVHGPLTDDQGIITSWLTENKALRMYSSKTPNGGQKAVTHYKVLEKNNSYSLLEVKLETGRKNQIRIHMQDIGHSVIGDIKYGGVKSSINRLGLHAHILAFKHPVTNEIMHFESPIPKGFLSLFHKKIK from the coding sequence ATGAAAAAAGCAAATTCCAAACATCGTCCTGAGAAACAAACTTCCCTTATCGTTGATAAAGAAAATGAATTGTTAAAATTCCTTATCGCTCAGTTGCCACAAAAAGGGAGAAACTCTATCAAGTCACTTCTCGCCCATCGCCAGATTTCTGTAGACGGCGAGGTAACAACTTTGTTTAACTATCCGTTGGTTGCAGGTCAAAAGGTTATCATTAATCGGAGCAAAGTCTATCAAGAAAGAAGAGAGCTCAAGCCCCTGGGGCTAAAGATTTTCTTTGAAGATGAATATCTTATCATCATAGAAAAACCTGCCGGAATGCTTTCGATCGCGACCGACAGAGAAAAGGAATTAACAGCTTATAACGTTTTAAGTACACATATCAAAAAAAGAGATAATCAGAGTCGGGTTTTTATTGTACATCGGCTGGATAAAGAAACCTCCGGGGTCATGATGTTTGCCAAAAGCGAAGAGATAAAGGAAAAGCTCCAAAACGCCTGGAAGGAAGTTGTTCTGGAAAGAAGTTATGCCGTGGTTGTTCATGGTCCCCTAACCGACGATCAAGGGATCATTACCTCTTGGTTAACAGAAAATAAAGCGCTTCGAATGTACTCCAGCAAGACTCCCAATGGTGGGCAAAAAGCCGTGACCCATTACAAGGTATTGGAAAAAAACAATTCCTATTCTTTATTAGAGGTAAAACTGGAGACCGGCCGCAAAAATCAAATACGTATTCATATGCAGGACATCGGGCACAGTGTTATCGGGGATATAAAATATGGAGGAGTAAAGAGCAGCATCAACCGGTTAGGACTTCATGCTCACATCCTGGCTTTCAAGCATCCGGTAACCAATGAAATCATGCATTTTGAAAGTCCGATTCCTAAAGGGTTCTTGAGTCTCTTTCATAAAAAAATAAAATAA
- a CDS encoding YwbE family protein: protein MDGNNRANIKPGTHVLIVQKQDQRTEKLTEGIVKDILTNSSNHPHGIKVRLSNGIVGRVKQIIP from the coding sequence ATGGATGGAAATAACCGTGCAAATATTAAGCCCGGTACACATGTTTTAATCGTACAAAAACAAGATCAGCGAACAGAAAAATTGACCGAAGGAATCGTTAAAGATATTCTAACCAATTCATCGAATCATCCTCATGGAATTAAAGTCCGGCTAAGTAATGGCATTGTAGGTCGAGTAAAGCAAATCATTCCTTAG
- a CDS encoding type II toxin-antitoxin system prevent-host-death family antitoxin, whose amino-acid sequence MRINTTDMQNAFGKYLSLVEKEDIIITKNGKSVAKLIRYNEPDYFLVHEEAKKYQPTKKVSYEEYMELVESSDQRYELIDGEIYLLASPSFTHQVVVNEISGCFYNYFKGKPCRSLTAPLDVRLFGYATKFEEDPNVVQPDVVVICDEDKVNEKNKYEGIPTLAVEVLSPSTKAKDLVAKLNLYMKSGVLEYWVVNLENKSILQYSFSEERDINYPQSYQQGDTIQSTVFPGLEILLPDIFSEI is encoded by the coding sequence ATGCGTATTAATACCACAGATATGCAAAATGCTTTTGGAAAATATCTTTCTCTGGTAGAGAAGGAAGATATTATTATTACAAAGAACGGCAAGAGTGTTGCCAAACTCATCCGCTATAACGAACCGGACTATTTTCTTGTCCATGAAGAGGCAAAAAAATATCAACCTACCAAAAAGGTAAGCTATGAAGAATACATGGAGCTGGTGGAGTCCTCTGATCAAAGGTATGAACTGATCGACGGTGAGATCTATCTGTTAGCGTCGCCATCATTCACCCATCAGGTAGTCGTTAACGAAATTTCAGGTTGTTTTTATAACTATTTTAAGGGAAAACCTTGCCGTTCCTTAACCGCACCCTTGGATGTCCGGCTATTTGGTTATGCGACGAAGTTCGAAGAAGATCCGAATGTGGTTCAGCCGGATGTCGTCGTGATCTGTGATGAAGACAAGGTGAATGAGAAGAACAAGTATGAAGGTATACCGACACTGGCGGTCGAAGTCTTGTCGCCATCTACCAAAGCCAAAGATCTGGTAGCAAAATTAAATCTCTATATGAAAAGTGGCGTTTTAGAATACTGGGTTGTAAACCTGGAAAACAAAAGTATTCTTCAATATTCTTTTTCTGAAGAAAGAGACATCAATTACCCGCAAAGCTACCAACAGGGTGATACGATCCAATCGACTGTCTTTCCAGGTTTGGAGATACTGTTACCTGATATATTTTCTGAGATTTAG
- a CDS encoding aldehyde dehydrogenase, giving the protein MEIHEITENQHRYFFSGKTRPVEFRISALRKLQRALRENEDGLCTAMMQDFNKPPFETYMTEIGIVLDEIRFHIRHLPGWSRERKVRTPLSQFHAKSFLSPEPYGVVLIIAPWNYPIHLCLEPLIGAISGGNCAVLKPSAYTPNTSRILAKIISDIFDPEYITVIEGGRNENQALLDEKFDYIFFTGSVAVGKTVMEAASKNLTPVTLELGGKSPVIVTETANLHLAAKRIAFGKVLNAGQTCVEPDYLMIHESVRDCFLTEYANALKNFFPSADMSDMPVIVNEKHFKRLVGLMDGATKAIGGGYVEPRRFIEPTVLIDVGPESPIMQEEIFGPILPVMTYTDIETVIEYIRSHPKPLALYLFTSSKAMEDKILETCSFGGGCINDTIIHLATPHMGFGGVGYSGMGQYHGKLSFDTFTHYRSIVKKSTWLDLSMRYHPYTDEKFKLIKRFLK; this is encoded by the coding sequence ATGGAAATACATGAAATCACCGAAAACCAACACCGCTATTTTTTCAGCGGCAAGACTCGCCCTGTAGAATTCAGAATCTCGGCACTCCGAAAATTGCAACGTGCCTTGCGCGAAAATGAGGATGGTTTATGTACTGCAATGATGCAGGACTTCAATAAGCCACCCTTCGAAACCTATATGACGGAAATCGGTATTGTATTGGATGAAATCAGATTCCATATTCGTCATCTGCCCGGATGGTCAAGAGAACGCAAGGTCAGAACGCCCCTCTCCCAGTTCCACGCCAAAAGCTTCCTATCACCAGAGCCTTATGGCGTAGTGCTGATTATAGCACCGTGGAATTACCCGATACATCTTTGCCTTGAACCGTTAATCGGTGCAATATCCGGCGGGAACTGTGCGGTCCTCAAGCCTTCCGCTTATACTCCCAATACCAGCCGCATTTTAGCTAAAATAATTTCCGATATTTTTGACCCTGAGTATATCACAGTCATCGAGGGCGGCAGAAATGAAAATCAGGCGCTGCTGGATGAAAAATTCGACTACATCTTTTTCACCGGAAGCGTGGCCGTAGGGAAAACCGTCATGGAGGCCGCATCCAAAAACCTCACACCTGTGACGCTGGAGCTGGGAGGAAAAAGCCCTGTTATTGTGACCGAGACAGCCAATTTGCATCTGGCAGCAAAGCGTATCGCCTTCGGCAAAGTGCTTAATGCCGGGCAAACCTGTGTCGAACCAGATTATCTGATGATCCATGAGTCCGTCAGGGATTGCTTTCTAACCGAATACGCCAATGCCCTAAAAAATTTTTTCCCTTCGGCAGATATGTCCGACATGCCGGTGATTGTAAATGAAAAGCATTTTAAGCGCCTTGTCGGGCTGATGGACGGCGCAACCAAGGCCATAGGCGGCGGATATGTCGAGCCAAGGCGTTTTATTGAACCAACCGTATTGATCGACGTTGGACCCGAATCTCCCATCATGCAGGAAGAAATCTTCGGTCCCATTTTACCCGTGATGACCTATACAGATATCGAAACGGTTATTGAATATATCCGGAGCCATCCCAAGCCTCTGGCGCTCTATTTGTTCACCTCAAGCAAAGCGATGGAGGATAAAATCCTGGAAACCTGTTCCTTTGGCGGCGGCTGTATCAACGATACGATCATCCATCTAGCCACACCGCACATGGGCTTCGGCGGTGTGGGATATTCCGGCATGGGTCAATATCATGGCAAACTCAGCTTTGATACTTTCACGCATTATCGCAGCATTGTCAAAAAGTCCACTTGGCTTGATCTGTCCATGAGATATCACCCTTATACAGATGAAAAGTTCAAACTAATCAAGCGTTTTTTGAAGTAG
- a CDS encoding metal-dependent hydrolase produces the protein MIFFGHLGLTGLAAKAVEKSLGNIKIDYRVVFVGSILPDLIDKPIGRFLFAETFHTGRVFAHTLLFIFLLLGIGYYRWHRYQKSGWLVLTGSCLFHDVFDAMWMIPETFYWPLYGMKFYAPTEGSWLQADLTSLMTDPASYVPEITGFIIILYFIRKLIVHHRAKAFLKNGVL, from the coding sequence ATGATTTTCTTCGGACATTTAGGATTGACAGGATTAGCTGCAAAAGCAGTCGAAAAATCCTTAGGAAACATCAAAATTGATTACAGAGTAGTCTTTGTCGGGTCCATTTTGCCCGACTTGATTGATAAACCTATCGGCCGTTTTTTGTTTGCCGAAACCTTCCATACCGGTAGAGTATTTGCACACACGTTATTGTTTATCTTTCTCTTATTGGGGATTGGATACTATCGTTGGCATAGATATCAAAAAAGTGGTTGGTTGGTGTTGACCGGAAGCTGTCTTTTCCATGACGTATTTGACGCCATGTGGATGATTCCGGAGACATTTTATTGGCCGCTTTACGGCATGAAATTTTATGCGCCAACAGAAGGGTCATGGCTTCAAGCAGATTTGACCAGTCTAATGACCGATCCGGCATCTTATGTGCCGGAGATTACGGGGTTTATCATCATCCTGTATTTCATCCGAAAATTGATTGTACACCATAGGGCTAAGGCTTTCCTCAAAAACGGCGTACTATAA
- a CDS encoding DNA alkylation repair protein, producing the protein MSGKEEEILRRLFELRDLKYKEFACKLMPTVNPENVIGVRTPDLRKLAREFSKTPEASEFLNILPHAYHEENNLHGFLIETIRDYDTAIAAVDEFLPYIDNWATCDLISPKIFKKHLPELYEKIKVWLVSGRTYTVRFGIGMLMRFYLDDDFQPEMLELVAVIRSDEYYVNMMIAWYFATALAKQYEAVLPYIQEQRLEKWTHNKAIQKAIESYRIGDETKAYLRTLKTQVSMYPCAGRSSHCSL; encoded by the coding sequence ATGAGCGGCAAAGAAGAAGAGATACTGCGCCGGCTATTCGAGCTGCGGGATCTGAAATACAAAGAGTTTGCGTGCAAACTCATGCCGACGGTGAACCCGGAAAATGTGATCGGCGTCCGCACGCCGGATCTGCGGAAGCTCGCCAGGGAGTTTTCTAAAACGCCGGAGGCTTCGGAGTTTCTGAATATCCTGCCGCACGCGTATCATGAAGAAAATAACCTGCACGGCTTCCTGATTGAAACGATCAGGGATTATGATACTGCTATTGCTGCCGTTGACGAGTTTCTGCCGTACATAGACAACTGGGCAACTTGTGACCTCATTTCACCGAAGATATTCAAAAAGCACCTGCCCGAACTCTACGAAAAAATCAAAGTATGGCTGGTATCCGGCCGGACCTATACGGTACGATTCGGGATCGGAATGCTGATGCGCTTCTATCTCGATGACGATTTCCAGCCGGAGATGCTTGAGCTTGTGGCGGTTATCCGGTCGGACGAATACTATGTCAACATGATGATCGCCTGGTATTTCGCAACGGCATTGGCCAAGCAGTACGAAGCGGTCTTGCCGTACATACAGGAACAGCGTTTGGAGAAGTGGACGCACAACAAAGCCATCCAGAAAGCGATTGAGAGTTACCGGATCGGCGACGAAACAAAGGCATACCTGCGGACGCTGAAAACGCAAGTCTCTATGTATCCATGTGCCGGGCGGTCGAGTCACTGCTCTTTATAG
- a CDS encoding cobalamin B12-binding domain-containing protein: MEKVLVELQEAIEKGQTQTAMDKTKEALNNGLRTDKIIDTAINPAFKDLGLRMFNGEIYVTDVLMSSRAAHASMYVMEPIISRHSGSKKGIVAIGTVAGDLHDIGKSLIVMVLQGSGYTVIDLGIDVTVKSFIEAVRRYKPDVLALSSLLTTTLPELGYIINALTEQGLRSQVKVIVGGAPVTTKYAASIKADAYAANLFEASEAVDDLVNNRIGRFLV; this comes from the coding sequence ATGGAAAAAGTATTAGTTGAACTACAGGAAGCCATTGAAAAAGGCCAGACCCAGACAGCGATGGATAAGACAAAAGAAGCCCTCAATAACGGACTTCGAACAGATAAAATTATTGACACTGCTATCAACCCGGCGTTTAAAGATCTTGGATTAAGAATGTTTAATGGGGAAATTTATGTGACAGATGTGCTGATGTCTTCCAGAGCGGCACATGCGTCGATGTATGTGATGGAACCGATAATATCACGACACAGTGGTTCGAAAAAGGGGATTGTGGCAATTGGCACAGTTGCAGGAGATTTACATGATATCGGAAAGTCCTTAATCGTTATGGTGCTTCAGGGCAGCGGGTACACGGTTATCGACTTGGGCATTGATGTCACGGTGAAATCATTTATCGAGGCTGTCAGAAGGTATAAACCGGACGTTCTGGCGTTGTCTTCGCTTTTGACTACAACGCTGCCGGAATTAGGCTATATCATTAACGCATTAACCGAACAGGGGCTGCGTTCACAGGTTAAAGTCATCGTCGGTGGTGCACCGGTAACGACTAAATATGCAGCTAGTATAAAAGCTGATGCCTATGCAGCTAATTTATTTGAAGCGAGCGAAGCGGTAGATGATTTAGTCAACAACCGAATCGGAAGATTCCTTGTATAG
- a CDS encoding PocR ligand-binding domain-containing protein, with protein MSDQTNNLQTSIFRTSQNRIIDFVDIGTLKEILDSFTTTTSLMADIVDVEGISIFPRSGIKKCCRFCRIIYGLKDGNNRCQSAYKRAGKQAAMFGEPYIFRCPSGLIEWAAPIILNGEHVGTIICGQVLMWKPEEFFWIELREMNKSLTTDFQDLFDAVRELPIISGHQVQAAAYLLYVVANYIMKAGWENYEQIKEFASQQSMYYAEIENRKILEKQLGSSSGGSLVDENEIMVELYKNEKSAKAYLQAVIFGLRYESHNNLSVVRAKMTELLVILLRVTNQMGLEMSKFLDINNNYIGKIYETNSVENLCVLASIAVDAYLERIKETQNKPLNANIKMMIEYIENEYMKNLSLKAISDSVCLSPGYASRMFKNHIGMSIIDYVLKVRIEKAKKLLLNPHYQIQNIAEKVGFSDSGYFTKVFKTSEGITPTQFRKCHKR; from the coding sequence ATGAGCGATCAAACAAATAATCTTCAAACAAGTATATTCCGAACAAGTCAAAACAGAATCATTGACTTTGTGGATATCGGAACCTTGAAAGAAATATTGGACTCATTTACAACGACGACCAGTTTGATGGCCGATATTGTTGATGTTGAGGGCATATCTATTTTCCCAAGAAGCGGTATTAAAAAATGCTGTAGATTCTGCCGTATTATATATGGACTGAAAGATGGAAACAATAGATGCCAGAGTGCCTATAAAAGGGCAGGGAAACAGGCAGCCATGTTTGGTGAACCATACATTTTCCGCTGTCCGTCAGGTCTGATTGAATGGGCAGCACCGATCATACTGAACGGAGAGCATGTGGGAACGATTATCTGTGGTCAAGTGCTGATGTGGAAGCCGGAAGAGTTCTTTTGGATTGAACTCAGAGAAATGAACAAGTCGCTTACCACAGACTTTCAGGATCTATTTGATGCAGTGCGCGAACTTCCAATTATATCTGGTCATCAGGTTCAGGCGGCAGCTTATCTGCTCTATGTGGTTGCCAATTATATTATGAAAGCTGGGTGGGAGAATTATGAACAGATTAAGGAATTCGCCAGCCAGCAGTCAATGTATTATGCCGAAATTGAAAACAGAAAAATCCTGGAAAAACAGCTCGGCAGCAGTTCAGGCGGTTCGCTGGTTGACGAAAACGAAATAATGGTAGAGTTGTACAAAAACGAAAAATCAGCAAAAGCCTATCTTCAGGCTGTCATATTTGGGCTGAGGTATGAATCACACAACAATTTATCAGTGGTACGTGCCAAAATGACCGAATTGCTGGTAATTCTGTTACGGGTTACAAACCAGATGGGCTTGGAAATGTCAAAGTTTCTGGATATCAACAACAACTATATCGGTAAGATTTATGAAACAAATTCTGTTGAAAACCTCTGTGTTCTTGCTTCAATAGCTGTGGACGCGTACTTAGAACGCATCAAGGAAACACAAAATAAACCCTTAAACGCAAATATAAAAATGATGATCGAATATATTGAAAATGAATATATGAAAAATCTTTCATTGAAAGCTATCTCAGATTCAGTTTGCCTGAGCCCTGGTTACGCCAGTAGAATGTTTAAAAACCATATAGGCATGTCAATTATTGATTATGTATTAAAGGTTCGCATCGAGAAAGCGAAAAAACTTCTTTTGAATCCCCACTATCAAATTCAGAATATTGCTGAAAAAGTCGGCTTTTCGGACTCAGGTTATTTTACGAAGGTGTTCAAGACATCTGAGGGGATTACTCCAACCCAATTCCGAAAATGCCATAAAAGGTAA
- a CDS encoding uroporphyrinogen decarboxylase family protein: protein MNQRENFQVMLDGGKPEFIPSYVELYNLGLMGTNNTDMPWQGGVDPFGVNWIATKEGTIPEPNKFLFDDIADWEKYVHFPDIDTLGIEHVAQIELPNFNREEQIVNVFSVCGLFERLAAFMGFENALCSLIEDPESCQEFFEAFADYKIACHNRFIDVYQPDVITYFDDLATANGLFMSPTVYRNVIKPSHKRIVEAVTSRGVIFAQHTCGKCQEIIEDYVELGARIWNAAQISNDLEGILEKYKGRLIVEGGWDTSGPVSYINASTEAVIAEAERCAKEYGQKGNYIFTPVLINENGNSLIVGDPRLAPMAEAWHKIDKL from the coding sequence ATGAATCAGAGAGAAAATTTTCAAGTAATGTTGGATGGAGGAAAGCCTGAATTTATTCCGAGTTATGTTGAGTTATACAATTTAGGCTTAATGGGAACAAATAATACTGATATGCCCTGGCAAGGGGGCGTTGATCCATTCGGTGTTAATTGGATAGCAACTAAAGAGGGTACTATTCCAGAGCCTAACAAATTTTTGTTTGATGATATTGCAGATTGGGAAAAATATGTTCACTTCCCGGACATCGATACGTTAGGCATTGAACACGTAGCTCAAATTGAATTGCCTAACTTTAATCGAGAAGAACAAATTGTGAATGTCTTTAGTGTATGTGGTTTATTTGAAAGACTGGCTGCCTTTATGGGTTTTGAAAACGCACTTTGTTCATTGATTGAAGACCCAGAGTCATGTCAAGAATTCTTTGAAGCGTTTGCCGACTACAAAATTGCATGTCACAACCGTTTTATTGATGTGTATCAGCCTGATGTGATTACCTACTTTGATGATTTAGCAACTGCGAATGGGCTATTTATGTCTCCTACTGTGTATCGTAATGTGATTAAACCTTCTCATAAAAGAATAGTTGAAGCAGTCACTTCAAGAGGTGTAATTTTTGCACAGCATACATGCGGAAAATGTCAAGAAATTATTGAAGATTATGTTGAATTGGGTGCAAGAATTTGGAATGCTGCGCAGATCAGCAATGATCTCGAAGGTATTCTGGAAAAATATAAAGGACGTCTTATTGTAGAGGGTGGGTGGGACACATCAGGTCCAGTCAGTTATATTAATGCTTCGACGGAAGCTGTAATTGCTGAGGCAGAAAGATGCGCAAAGGAATATGGACAGAAAGGTAATTATATCTTTACGCCGGTACTTATCAACGAAAATGGTAACTCCTTGATTGTAGGAGATCCACGTTTAGCACCGATGGCAGAAGCATGGCATAAGATAGATAAACTATAG
- a CDS encoding cobalamin-dependent protein (Presence of a B(12) (cobalamin)-binding domain implies dependence on cobalamin itself, in one of its several forms, or in some unusual lineages, dependence on a cobalamin-like analog.) — protein sequence MSKMEEVKAMLEAGKAKLVPGLVQEALDEGNDAQSILKAMIESMGVVGDKFSAGEVFIPEMLMAAKGMAKGVVVLKPLLAGGSTAYLGTCIIGTVEGDLHDIGKNLVAMMIESAGFEVVDLGVDVSAAKFIEAIKANNNVTLVALSGLLTTTMPALKTSVEAIKASGLTGFKVIVGGAPITPEFAATTGADGFAPDAGSAAVKAAELVG from the coding sequence ATGTCTAAGATGGAAGAAGTAAAAGCAATGTTAGAGGCAGGAAAAGCAAAACTCGTTCCAGGATTGGTACAGGAAGCGTTGGATGAAGGAAACGATGCGCAAAGTATTCTCAAAGCAATGATTGAATCCATGGGAGTCGTTGGTGACAAATTCTCTGCTGGAGAAGTATTCATCCCTGAAATGTTGATGGCTGCTAAAGGCATGGCCAAGGGTGTTGTCGTGCTAAAACCTCTTCTCGCTGGTGGGAGTACCGCTTACTTGGGAACCTGCATTATTGGAACGGTTGAAGGTGATTTACATGATATCGGCAAAAACTTGGTGGCCATGATGATCGAAAGTGCTGGATTTGAGGTAGTCGACCTCGGCGTAGATGTCTCGGCTGCTAAGTTTATCGAAGCTATTAAAGCAAATAACAACGTCACCTTAGTCGCCTTATCGGGACTTCTAACAACCACTATGCCGGCCTTGAAAACTTCCGTTGAAGCGATTAAAGCTAGCGGATTGACAGGCTTCAAGGTCATCGTCGGTGGTGCACCTATCACACCAGAATTCGCAGCTACGACTGGGGCCGATGGCTTTGCCCCTGATGCAGGCAGTGCTGCTGTAAAAGCGGCTGAACTAGTTGGCTAA
- a CDS encoding methyltetrahydrofolate cobalamin methyltransferase encodes MIIIGEKINGAIPSVAKAIAEKDAGFIRNLAKAQAEAGANFIDVCASVENNLELETMKWLIDLVQEVTDTPIAIDSPHAHICVEAMKFCKKPGIINSVSGEGDKIEVVFPVIADTQWECVALLCDDTGIPKTSEKRMEVFGEIMKKAKAYNIAPSRLHIDPLVEMLCTSEDGINMVVDVIKDIKAQYPAIHVTGGLSNISFNLPARKLVNQAFIVLAMNAGMDSGIIAPTNQDLMGMIYATEALLGKDDYCMEYIGAYRDELFGQKK; translated from the coding sequence ATGATAATCATTGGTGAAAAAATTAATGGTGCGATTCCTTCTGTAGCGAAAGCAATCGCTGAAAAAGATGCAGGCTTTATTCGCAACCTAGCGAAAGCTCAGGCCGAGGCAGGAGCAAACTTCATTGATGTGTGTGCATCAGTGGAAAACAACCTTGAACTTGAAACCATGAAGTGGCTGATCGACTTAGTCCAAGAGGTTACGGATACGCCCATAGCAATAGACAGTCCTCATGCCCACATCTGCGTTGAAGCCATGAAGTTCTGCAAAAAGCCTGGTATTATCAATTCGGTCTCCGGCGAAGGGGATAAGATCGAAGTCGTGTTCCCCGTCATCGCTGATACTCAATGGGAGTGTGTGGCCCTCTTATGCGATGACACCGGAATTCCTAAGACATCCGAAAAGCGGATGGAAGTGTTTGGGGAGATCATGAAAAAAGCTAAAGCGTATAATATTGCCCCATCACGCTTGCACATTGATCCGTTGGTAGAAATGCTCTGTACGTCTGAAGACGGCATTAATATGGTGGTTGACGTTATCAAAGACATCAAAGCTCAGTATCCAGCCATCCATGTAACAGGGGGCTTAAGCAATATTTCATTCAATCTTCCTGCTAGAAAACTGGTCAATCAAGCATTCATCGTACTGGCAATGAATGCAGGAATGGACAGTGGAATCATTGCACCAACAAACCAAGATCTGATGGGGATGATCTATGCGACAGAAGCACTCTTAGGGAAAGACGATTACTGCATGGAATACATTGGAGCTTATCGAGACGAATTATTTGGTCAAAAAAAATAA